The following are from one region of the Bacillota bacterium genome:
- a CDS encoding TIGR03960 family B12-binding radical SAM protein — MEQLLERILATVEKPSRYVGGEWNSISKKWDQAEVKMAFAFPDVYEVGMSHLGMQILYKVVNDRPDALMERVFAPWVDMEEKMRAAGLPLFSLESRRSLAEFDVVGFTLQYEMSFTNILNMLDMAGIPMRSSDRKGDNPLVIAGGPCGFNPEPLAPFIDAFVLGEGEEVINAVLDVYLAQKQQQCSRRDTLSALAGVEGIYVPVFYQFEYKQDGTVKEFKSDSLVPTVVKKRVVADVNDVPFPTRPIVPHTDVVHDRMMLEVMRGCTRGCRFCQAGTIYRPVREKDPENLLAQAEELVRSTGWDEISLTSLSSSDYSGISEVISGLVDRHSSERINVALPSLRADAFSVELAKEVQRVRRSSLTFAPEAGTQRLRDVINKGVTEENLMEAVTSAFKAGWSSVKLYFMIGLPSETESDLEGIVSLARRVLEAGRNISRSKGRLRVTVSASSFVPKSHTPFQWEPQDSLIELQEKQRFLKQRIKGKGLTFNWHEGQVSMLEADLARGNRDLAPVLERAWALGCRFDGWSECFDFSKWEKAFECFGIKPGDYALRRYSHEDVLPWDHLDAGVSKKYLALEHKRALDGVPTVDCRGGKCPGCGICPSLEINTQLVGGKSVEPVQDLL, encoded by the coding sequence GTGGAGCAGCTGCTGGAGAGGATCTTAGCAACAGTTGAAAAACCTTCTCGCTATGTAGGCGGTGAATGGAATTCAATAAGTAAAAAATGGGATCAGGCAGAGGTGAAAATGGCCTTTGCTTTTCCCGATGTTTATGAAGTGGGAATGAGCCACCTGGGCATGCAGATACTTTACAAAGTTGTAAACGATCGGCCGGATGCACTAATGGAACGGGTCTTTGCCCCCTGGGTGGACATGGAGGAGAAAATGAGAGCAGCCGGCCTGCCGCTTTTTAGCTTAGAATCGCGCAGGTCGCTGGCAGAATTTGATGTAGTGGGCTTTACCCTTCAATATGAAATGAGCTTTACAAACATTTTAAACATGCTGGATATGGCAGGCATCCCCATGCGCAGTAGTGATAGGAAGGGGGACAACCCCCTGGTGATTGCCGGCGGGCCATGTGGTTTTAACCCGGAACCTTTAGCCCCGTTCATTGACGCGTTTGTTCTGGGTGAAGGAGAGGAAGTTATAAACGCGGTGTTGGACGTTTACCTTGCCCAAAAGCAGCAGCAGTGTTCCCGGCGAGACACTCTGTCTGCATTGGCGGGTGTGGAAGGGATATACGTGCCTGTCTTTTATCAATTTGAATATAAACAGGACGGGACGGTAAAAGAATTTAAAAGTGATAGCCTTGTCCCGACGGTGGTAAAAAAACGGGTGGTAGCCGACGTGAATGATGTGCCTTTTCCTACCCGTCCTATAGTCCCGCATACAGATGTGGTACATGATCGCATGATGTTGGAGGTAATGCGGGGATGTACCAGGGGATGCCGTTTTTGCCAGGCGGGAACAATATACCGCCCGGTTAGAGAAAAAGATCCGGAAAATTTGCTGGCCCAGGCGGAAGAACTGGTGCGCAGTACAGGGTGGGATGAGATATCACTTACCTCACTCAGTAGTAGCGATTATTCGGGTATCAGTGAAGTGATAAGCGGCTTGGTGGACCGGCACAGTTCAGAAAGAATCAATGTGGCCCTTCCTTCTTTACGGGCGGATGCTTTTTCGGTGGAGCTGGCCAAGGAAGTGCAGCGAGTACGCCGGTCAAGCCTTACCTTTGCACCGGAAGCCGGCACCCAGCGTCTGCGGGACGTTATCAACAAGGGTGTAACCGAAGAGAATCTTATGGAGGCCGTTACATCAGCTTTTAAGGCCGGATGGTCTTCGGTTAAGTTATACTTCATGATTGGCCTTCCCTCTGAAACAGAGTCAGACTTAGAAGGGATTGTAAGCCTGGCCAGACGGGTTTTAGAAGCCGGGCGGAACATAAGCCGTTCCAAGGGAAGGTTGAGGGTAACTGTAAGTGCTTCTTCCTTTGTCCCCAAGTCGCACACTCCCTTTCAGTGGGAACCTCAAGATTCCTTGATAGAATTACAAGAAAAGCAAAGATTTCTCAAACAGAGGATCAAAGGCAAAGGTCTTACCTTTAATTGGCACGAGGGTCAAGTTAGTATGCTTGAGGCAGACCTGGCCCGGGGTAACAGGGATTTGGCCCCGGTTTTGGAACGTGCCTGGGCTCTGGGATGTCGTTTTGACGGCTGGTCCGAGTGCTTTGACTTTTCCAAATGGGAGAAGGCTTTTGAGTGTTTTGGCATCAAGCCTGGAGATTATGCGTTAAGGCGTTATAGTCATGAGGATGTATTACCCTGGGACCACCTTGATGCAGGTGTCAGTAAAAAATATCTAGCGCTAGAGCATAAAAGGGCCTTAGACGGCGTGCCCACAGTAGATTGCCGGGGAGGTAAGTGTCCGGGCTGTGGCATTTGCCCTTCCCTGGAAATCAATACGCAGCTGGTAGGAGGGAAAAGTGTTGAACCTGTACAGGATTTGCTATAA
- a CDS encoding 50S ribosomal protein L27: protein MAHKKGVGSSRNGRDSNPKFLGVKRQDGQMVSAGSILVRQRGTKIHPGRNVGKGGDDTLFAKVDGLVTFVKKGKSKTIVNIKEVEELVVSG from the coding sequence ATGGCGCATAAGAAGGGAGTAGGTAGTTCCAGGAACGGTCGTGATTCTAATCCTAAGTTTTTAGGGGTTAAACGTCAAGACGGTCAAATGGTATCTGCCGGTAGCATCTTGGTACGCCAGCGTGGCACTAAGATCCACCCCGGTCGTAATGTAGGTAAAGGTGGAGACGATACCCTTTTTGCCAAGGTTGATGGCCTGGTGACATTTGTCAAGAAAGGCAAAAGTAAAACCATAGTTAATATAAAAGAGGTTGAAGAATTAGTGGTTTCCGGTTAA
- a CDS encoding glutamate-5-semialdehyde dehydrogenase, protein MEKEITAKAKAAKEAARKLAYIPTDVKNNALLAMAGALRKQCEYILEENTKDVEAGREKGLSRSLIDRLLLTRDRVEDMARGLEMLSSLADPVGEMDAMWTRPNGLQVGRIRVPMGVVGIIYEARPNVTVDAAGLCLKSGNAVVLRGGSEAVNSNCAVARVIAGAAQTAGIPEGAVQLIENTDRAAVNVMLKLNQYLDVLIPRGGAGLIQTVVQNATVPVIETGVGNCHVYVDSEANLDMAQNITINAKCQRPGVCNAIESLLVHRDVAADFLPGTLQRLKESGVEVRGCEETRKIVSWVNPATEDDYAAEFLDFIIAVKVVDDIDEAMDHIYKYGTGHSECIVTDSYPKGRRFQREVDAAAVYINASTRFTDGGMFGFGAEIGISTQKLHARGPMGLKELTTIKYIVFGEGQVRE, encoded by the coding sequence ATGGAAAAAGAAATAACTGCAAAAGCCAAAGCAGCCAAGGAAGCAGCCAGAAAGTTAGCTTATATTCCCACTGATGTAAAGAATAATGCTTTATTGGCTATGGCCGGTGCCCTGCGCAAGCAATGTGAATACATATTGGAAGAAAACACCAAGGACGTAGAGGCAGGTCGGGAAAAGGGTCTTTCCAGATCCCTTATCGACAGGTTGCTGCTCACAAGAGACCGGGTGGAAGATATGGCCCGGGGACTGGAGATGCTCAGTTCGCTTGCCGACCCGGTGGGGGAAATGGATGCTATGTGGACAAGGCCCAATGGTTTACAAGTGGGGCGTATTCGGGTACCCATGGGAGTTGTTGGCATTATTTATGAGGCCAGGCCCAATGTAACTGTGGATGCTGCCGGCCTTTGCCTGAAATCAGGCAATGCCGTTGTTCTACGGGGAGGGTCGGAAGCAGTTAACTCTAACTGTGCCGTGGCGCGGGTAATTGCCGGTGCTGCTCAAACTGCAGGCATACCGGAAGGTGCTGTTCAGCTTATTGAGAACACTGATCGTGCAGCGGTGAATGTAATGTTAAAATTAAATCAATATCTGGATGTTCTTATTCCCAGGGGCGGAGCAGGCCTAATCCAAACTGTGGTGCAAAATGCCACCGTGCCGGTGATTGAAACCGGGGTAGGGAACTGCCATGTGTATGTGGACAGTGAGGCAAATCTGGACATGGCACAGAATATAACAATTAATGCCAAATGCCAGCGTCCCGGGGTATGTAATGCCATAGAGTCTTTACTCGTGCATAGAGATGTTGCTGCCGATTTTTTGCCGGGAACATTGCAGCGACTTAAGGAAAGTGGTGTGGAAGTTCGCGGGTGCGAAGAGACTCGTAAAATTGTTTCCTGGGTGAATCCCGCCACTGAAGATGATTACGCCGCTGAATTCCTGGATTTTATTATAGCTGTTAAAGTAGTTGACGATATTGATGAAGCCATGGACCACATTTATAAATACGGTACCGGGCATTCAGAATGTATTGTTACTGACAGTTATCCTAAAGGGCGCAGGTTTCAGCGGGAAGTTGACGCTGCGGCGGTATATATTAATGCCTCCACCCGTTTCACAGACGGCGGCATGTTCGGTTTTGGGGCCGAGATCGGCATTAGTACGCAGAAACTACACGCTCGCGGCCCGATGGGGTTAAAGGAACTTACTACCATTAAGTATATTGTCTTCGGGGAAGGACAAGTTCGAGAGTAA
- a CDS encoding Rne/Rng family ribonuclease → MYKEIVISVGEEESRVAVLENKNLVEMFIERALSQRVVGNIFKGRVENVLPGMQAAFVDIGLEKNAFLYVEDAYSGKEEELGRSDLGTNICDVVKQGQDIIVQIVKEPIGTKGARVTTQITLPGRYLVLMPTVDYIGISRRIEDEKERDRWRALASKVKPEGMGVIVRTAAEGVEDEDFIQDINMLERLWKKIINRSSSGPVPNLLHRDLELVQRILRDIFTEDVDRMIINSRSEYEKALDLLDIVNPGLKVKVVLEDRENLFEAMGIEKELEKVLKRKVWLKCGGYLVIDQAEALTAIDINTGKYVGSTNLEDTVLKTNLEASAEIARQLRLRNLGGIIIVDFIDMVQEEHRQKVLEKLEEEIKRDKTKTNILGITQLGLVEMTRKKVRPSLSEIMQKPCSYCEGRGKVLSEETLGINFKHQILQLARRTTADTILVEANPMVAARLIGSGGANLRELENRTGKTVYIRGSLGQHIESVSIKPLHNQADIQAATLPVRPGQVLEVRVEEPHISNLSDGIARMNGYILDIEGAGSMVGETVPVEVSKVHRTYAKARVLK, encoded by the coding sequence ATGTATAAAGAAATTGTAATCAGTGTTGGAGAAGAAGAAAGCAGAGTTGCTGTCCTGGAAAATAAAAACTTGGTGGAAATGTTTATTGAAAGGGCTTTGAGCCAGAGAGTGGTTGGGAACATTTTTAAAGGGCGGGTGGAGAATGTTCTGCCCGGCATGCAGGCGGCTTTTGTGGATATCGGATTGGAAAAGAATGCGTTTCTCTACGTGGAAGATGCATACAGCGGTAAAGAAGAGGAGTTGGGGCGCTCTGACCTGGGTACCAATATCTGCGATGTGGTAAAACAGGGTCAGGATATTATTGTCCAAATTGTCAAAGAGCCTATTGGTACCAAGGGGGCACGGGTAACAACCCAGATTACTTTACCTGGACGTTACCTTGTGTTAATGCCCACTGTGGACTATATAGGTATTTCCAGGCGCATAGAAGATGAGAAGGAACGGGACCGTTGGCGGGCTCTGGCGTCAAAAGTAAAGCCCGAAGGCATGGGGGTTATTGTTCGCACCGCCGCGGAAGGTGTAGAAGATGAAGATTTTATACAAGACATAAACATGTTGGAGCGGTTGTGGAAAAAAATCATAAACCGCTCCTCAAGCGGGCCGGTGCCCAATTTACTACACCGGGATTTGGAATTGGTACAGCGAATACTGCGTGATATTTTCACAGAAGATGTTGACCGTATGATAATTAATTCTCGGTCTGAATATGAAAAGGCGTTAGATTTGTTAGATATAGTCAATCCGGGTTTAAAAGTTAAGGTTGTACTGGAAGACCGGGAAAATTTGTTTGAGGCCATGGGTATAGAGAAAGAATTAGAAAAGGTTTTGAAACGCAAAGTATGGCTTAAATGTGGTGGTTATCTGGTTATTGATCAGGCAGAAGCTCTGACTGCCATAGATATTAATACCGGAAAATATGTGGGTAGTACAAACTTGGAAGATACGGTATTGAAAACTAACTTGGAAGCGTCAGCTGAAATAGCTCGGCAGCTGCGGCTGCGCAATCTGGGTGGCATAATTATAGTAGACTTTATAGATATGGTCCAGGAGGAGCACCGCCAGAAAGTGTTGGAAAAACTGGAAGAGGAGATTAAAAGAGATAAAACCAAGACCAATATTTTAGGGATTACACAGTTGGGTTTGGTGGAAATGACCCGAAAGAAGGTTCGTCCAAGCCTTTCAGAGATAATGCAAAAGCCCTGCTCTTATTGCGAGGGACGCGGTAAAGTGCTTTCAGAAGAAACATTGGGCATTAATTTTAAGCATCAAATATTACAGTTAGCCCGTCGTACTACCGCCGATACCATATTGGTGGAGGCCAATCCCATGGTGGCTGCGCGGCTTATAGGAAGCGGCGGGGCAAACCTGCGGGAACTGGAAAATAGAACCGGGAAAACAGTGTACATTAGGGGTTCGCTGGGACAGCATATAGAGTCGGTAAGCATCAAACCCCTGCATAACCAGGCAGATATACAGGCTGCAACCTTGCCGGTAAGACCTGGGCAAGTGCTGGAAGTACGGGTGGAAGAACCGCATATAAGTAACCTGTCCGATGGTATTGCCCGTATGAACGGCTATATTTTGGATATAGAGGGCGCGGGTTCCATGGTCGGTGAAACCGTGCCGGTGGAAGTAAGCAAGGTACACAGGACATATGCAAAGGCCCGGGTTTTAAAATAA
- the larE gene encoding ATP-dependent sacrificial sulfur transferase LarE, producing the protein MTPEEKLTKLKVSLKKIDSAIVAFSGGVDSTFLLYMAQQLLGASVLAVTFDSCIHSRRDIDQAQELAVYLNVKHQLLRNESLLENEEFMANPPERCYICKLIMMSRLKEMAAEMGIVTVMDGANADDLNDFRPGMQATAEMGIKSPLQDLGLSKEDIRHLSRQKGLSVWDKPSSPCLCSRIPYNQAITVQKLSQIEKGEELLYNMGCEDVRLRHHGELVRVEVPRGKFKDLMEQETAAAIVKGLQTLGFHYVTLDLEGLRSGSLNELL; encoded by the coding sequence TTGACGCCGGAAGAGAAACTTACCAAACTAAAGGTGTCGCTAAAGAAAATTGACAGTGCCATTGTAGCTTTTTCCGGGGGCGTGGACAGCACATTCCTACTTTATATGGCACAACAACTTTTAGGCGCAAGTGTTTTGGCCGTAACCTTCGATTCTTGCATTCACTCGCGTAGAGATATAGATCAGGCCCAAGAGTTAGCCGTTTATCTCAATGTTAAACACCAGCTTTTACGGAATGAATCACTGCTTGAAAATGAGGAGTTTATGGCCAACCCACCCGAGCGCTGTTATATTTGTAAACTAATAATGATGAGCAGACTAAAGGAAATGGCTGCTGAAATGGGTATTGTCACGGTTATGGACGGTGCCAATGCCGATGACTTGAATGATTTCCGTCCCGGCATGCAGGCTACCGCAGAGATGGGAATAAAAAGCCCCCTGCAGGATCTGGGACTAAGCAAGGAAGATATTCGCCATTTATCCCGGCAGAAAGGACTTTCAGTTTGGGACAAGCCGTCGTCTCCCTGTCTCTGTTCTCGTATTCCTTACAATCAAGCCATAACAGTGCAAAAGCTCTCTCAAATAGAAAAAGGTGAGGAATTACTGTATAATATGGGGTGCGAGGATGTCCGTCTAAGGCATCATGGCGAATTGGTGCGGGTTGAAGTGCCCCGGGGTAAATTTAAGGATTTAATGGAACAGGAAACTGCTGCTGCCATAGTTAAAGGGCTGCAAACTTTGGGTTTTCATTATGTTACCCTGGATTTAGAAGGGCTTAGAAGTGGTAGCTTAAATGAATTGCTATAA
- a CDS encoding DUF2344 domain-containing protein — translation MNLYRICYKKVGPMRYISHLDLLRTMERGSRRARLPLAFTQGFNPHPRISFAAPLPVGVQGEDEYMDLELESPMQAPVLVERLNTCLPYGLEILEAREVKGTAPSLMGMVEQATYVAVTIRPADINEKSLISSIKAFMEQQEVIIDKKTKKGTKAKDIRPGIVKLSGDSKEDRLFIYMTLKTGSRENVRPEEVLRALVKGYLPLNVEDFRITRTGLYAAGERTLFAGF, via the coding sequence TTGAACCTGTACAGGATTTGCTATAAGAAAGTTGGTCCCATGCGTTACATCTCCCACTTGGACCTTTTGCGTACCATGGAAAGAGGTTCCCGGCGCGCGAGGCTGCCTCTGGCATTTACGCAAGGATTCAATCCTCATCCCCGTATCAGTTTTGCCGCACCCCTGCCGGTGGGTGTTCAAGGAGAGGATGAATATATGGACCTGGAATTGGAAAGTCCCATGCAGGCACCGGTTTTGGTTGAAAGGCTAAATACCTGTTTACCGTACGGGCTGGAGATACTTGAGGCCAGGGAGGTAAAAGGGACAGCCCCCTCTCTAATGGGGATGGTGGAACAAGCTACCTACGTTGCGGTCACCATCCGCCCGGCTGACATAAACGAAAAGAGCCTAATTTCCTCCATTAAAGCATTTATGGAACAGCAGGAAGTAATTATAGACAAAAAAACTAAAAAAGGAACCAAGGCGAAAGATATCCGGCCCGGCATAGTGAAGTTGAGCGGTGACTCAAAAGAAGATAGGCTTTTCATTTATATGACGTTAAAAACGGGTAGCCGGGAAAACGTTCGCCCTGAAGAAGTTTTACGTGCCCTGGTGAAAGGATATCTACCCCTAAACGTGGAAGATTTTAGGATAACCCGCACCGGCCTTTATGCTGCGGGCGAACGTACATTGTTCGCGGGGTTTTAG
- the obgE gene encoding GTPase ObgE — MFYDHAKINIKGGDGGNGCVAFRREKYVPEGGPSGGDGGRGGSVILRADESLRTLVDFKYKRHYTGDRGQHGQGKGMHGRSGENLIIGVPKGTLIKDAATGELLADLVEDGQEVIVAAGGRGGRGNARFASAKNKAPYIAENGEPGVERQLELELKLLADIALIGFPNVGKSTIISHISAAKPKIADYHFTTLHPNLGVVKSGDFSFVVADVPGLIEGAHTGAGLGHRFLRHTERTRLLVHVIDVSGSEGRDPLDDFVKINNELRRYSPELAKRPQVVAANKTDISGAEDNLHLLREELKGSYELFPVSAVTGDGLDTLVRKMAEMLQELPDEPPAAEVEAEKEVIHRYQPRFTIEQEDGVFVVRGKEIEKHVAMTNMENEEAVYRLQRIMKVMGLEDALRRAGATEGCAIRIGDLEFDFVER; from the coding sequence ATGTTTTATGATCATGCGAAAATAAATATTAAGGGTGGCGACGGTGGAAACGGGTGCGTGGCCTTTCGCCGTGAAAAATATGTGCCCGAAGGCGGTCCTTCGGGCGGTGACGGAGGCAGGGGAGGCAGCGTAATTCTTCGAGCTGACGAGAGCCTGCGTACATTGGTTGACTTTAAATACAAACGCCATTATACAGGTGACCGTGGCCAGCACGGCCAGGGAAAGGGTATGCATGGGCGTTCAGGTGAGAATTTAATCATTGGAGTTCCCAAAGGCACCTTGATTAAAGATGCAGCTACAGGCGAATTATTGGCTGACCTGGTGGAAGACGGGCAGGAAGTAATAGTGGCTGCCGGGGGCCGTGGTGGAAGGGGAAATGCCAGATTTGCTTCGGCCAAGAATAAAGCACCCTATATAGCTGAAAACGGCGAGCCCGGGGTTGAACGCCAGTTGGAATTAGAGCTAAAGCTGCTTGCAGATATAGCTCTGATAGGATTTCCGAATGTGGGTAAGTCCACTATTATTTCACACATTTCTGCTGCTAAGCCCAAAATAGCTGATTATCATTTTACCACGCTGCACCCCAACCTGGGGGTAGTCAAAAGCGGTGATTTCAGTTTCGTTGTGGCTGATGTGCCGGGCTTAATAGAAGGAGCCCACACTGGAGCCGGCCTGGGTCACAGGTTTTTGCGTCATACCGAGCGTACCCGGCTGTTGGTGCATGTAATTGATGTTTCGGGCAGTGAGGGAAGAGATCCGTTGGATGACTTTGTGAAAATCAATAATGAACTCCGGCGCTATAGTCCTGAGCTGGCAAAAAGACCCCAGGTGGTTGCTGCCAATAAAACTGATATTAGCGGGGCCGAAGACAATTTACATTTGCTGCGAGAAGAGTTGAAAGGGAGCTACGAGTTATTCCCGGTATCCGCGGTGACAGGTGACGGGCTTGACACTTTGGTACGGAAGATGGCAGAAATGCTGCAAGAATTGCCGGATGAGCCTCCCGCCGCAGAGGTGGAAGCGGAAAAAGAGGTTATCCACCGGTACCAGCCCAGGTTTACCATCGAGCAGGAAGACGGCGTGTTTGTAGTACGGGGAAAGGAAATAGAAAAACATGTGGCTATGACCAACATGGAAAACGAGGAAGCTGTCTACCGCCTACAGCGGATCATGAAGGTTATGGGCCTGGAAGATGCTCTTCGCCGGGCGGGGGCAACAGAAGGCTGTGCCATAAGAATTGGGGATTTGGAATTTGATTTTGTAGAGCGATAA
- the proB gene encoding glutamate 5-kinase, whose protein sequence is MTVEKRDLSEVRRLVVKVGTSSITHDTGRLNLSQLEKLARQLTDLYNQGLEVVLVSSGAIGAGVGKLGLPRRPRTIPEKQAVAAIGQGLLLHMYEKFFSEYGMTVGQVLLTGEDFADRRRFLNARNTLLALLQMGVIPVINENDTIAVEEIKLGDNDNLAALVAGLLDADLLILLSDIDGLYTGNPKIDGGARLIHHVTEITPEIENLAGGVGTERGTGGMATKIHAARMAMHSGMVTVIARAGEDDVLRRILAGEMVGTAFWPSVRLRNKKRWIAYGSAVQGQIHVDQGAARAMMENGKSLLPSGVTGVEGEFGIGNSVRVLFENREIARGIVNYSALEVDAIKGLHTGEIARVLGYKDFDEIIHRNNLVLDI, encoded by the coding sequence ATGACAGTGGAGAAAAGAGATTTATCAGAAGTAAGGCGACTGGTTGTTAAGGTAGGAACCAGTTCCATCACTCACGATACCGGGAGACTTAACCTTTCTCAGCTTGAAAAACTGGCCAGGCAGCTCACGGACTTATATAACCAAGGATTAGAAGTTGTTTTGGTGAGTTCCGGGGCTATAGGGGCCGGAGTAGGAAAGCTGGGACTCCCCCGACGACCCCGTACCATACCGGAAAAACAGGCGGTGGCCGCTATCGGCCAGGGCCTGCTTTTGCACATGTATGAAAAGTTTTTCTCTGAGTATGGTATGACGGTGGGACAGGTACTTCTCACCGGGGAAGATTTTGCAGACCGGAGACGTTTTTTGAATGCCCGTAATACGCTCCTGGCCCTTTTACAGATGGGAGTAATCCCGGTAATTAACGAAAACGATACTATAGCGGTTGAGGAAATCAAATTAGGTGATAACGATAATCTGGCAGCTCTGGTAGCCGGTCTGCTGGACGCTGATTTATTGATCTTACTTTCCGATATTGACGGCTTGTACACAGGAAACCCCAAAATAGACGGGGGAGCCCGTTTAATACACCATGTTACCGAGATTACACCGGAGATTGAGAATTTGGCCGGAGGGGTAGGCACAGAGCGTGGTACCGGGGGTATGGCCACTAAAATTCATGCGGCCAGGATGGCCATGCATTCAGGTATGGTAACCGTAATTGCCCGTGCTGGCGAAGATGATGTGCTACGCAGAATTTTGGCCGGAGAAATGGTGGGAACGGCTTTTTGGCCCTCGGTAAGGCTCAGAAATAAAAAACGTTGGATAGCCTATGGCTCGGCCGTCCAAGGGCAAATACATGTCGACCAGGGTGCTGCACGGGCTATGATGGAGAATGGAAAAAGTCTTCTACCGTCCGGTGTAACAGGGGTGGAAGGTGAATTCGGCATAGGCAATTCGGTGCGTGTGTTATTTGAAAACCGGGAGATTGCCAGGGGTATTGTCAATTATTCGGCCCTGGAAGTAGATGCCATAAAAGGTTTACATACCGGTGAAATAGCACGTGTGCTGGGATATAAAGACTTTGATGAGATAATACATCGCAATAACCTGGTGCTGGATATATAG
- the rplU gene encoding 50S ribosomal protein L21: protein MYAIIETGGKQYRVSEGDTLFVEMLDNEPGESIEIDRVLAVSKDGQLTVGSPVVEGAKVKFKVKRHGRGKKIIVFKYKAKKNYRRKKGHRQPFSEIEVEKIEA from the coding sequence ATGTATGCAATCATTGAAACCGGTGGTAAACAATACCGGGTTTCCGAGGGCGATACCCTGTTTGTGGAAATGCTGGATAATGAGCCAGGTGAATCAATTGAAATTGACAGGGTTTTGGCGGTAAGCAAGGACGGGCAATTGACCGTTGGCTCGCCGGTTGTTGAAGGAGCCAAGGTTAAATTTAAAGTTAAGCGTCACGGTAGGGGTAAAAAGATTATTGTATTTAAATACAAGGCTAAGAAAAATTACCGTCGCAAAAAAGGTCATCGGCAGCCGTTCAGCGAAATTGAAGTAGAAAAAATTGAAGCATAG
- a CDS encoding inositol monophosphatase encodes MVYRYQDELQVAVRAAQEAGHLIKDKISCHTVTESKSCVSDLVTEVDRQAEEIILQAISSHFPAHSIVGEEKQGDRPLVPADILTWYVDPLDGTTNFVFGLQFCCVSIAMAHQGVPVLGVIHDPFRQETYTAVRGGGAKLNGRPFTVDNSVSCMEHSLLVTGYPGNIKKRPRLYQVNLKRVIDSCSNLRALGSAALELAYVACGRLTGFWEVSLRPWDVAAGMVLVEEAGGQVSNLAGQSLYLDEYVDIVASNGLIHQEFLDCLAWKDEGDEG; translated from the coding sequence ATGGTATACCGGTATCAGGATGAATTGCAGGTAGCAGTGCGTGCTGCCCAAGAAGCCGGGCACCTAATCAAAGATAAAATAAGCTGCCATACGGTTACTGAAAGCAAATCTTGCGTATCAGACCTGGTAACAGAGGTGGACCGGCAGGCGGAGGAAATAATATTACAGGCTATTAGTTCCCATTTTCCTGCCCATTCCATAGTAGGGGAAGAAAAGCAGGGAGACAGGCCGCTTGTGCCTGCCGATATCTTAACCTGGTATGTGGACCCCCTTGACGGCACCACCAACTTTGTATTTGGGCTGCAGTTTTGTTGTGTTTCTATCGCCATGGCCCACCAAGGGGTGCCTGTCCTAGGCGTTATTCACGATCCCTTCCGGCAGGAAACCTATACAGCTGTGCGCGGAGGCGGTGCTAAATTAAACGGCCGGCCTTTTACCGTGGATAACTCCGTTAGTTGCATGGAACACAGCTTACTGGTAACCGGATATCCGGGCAACATCAAAAAGCGCCCTCGCCTGTATCAAGTAAATTTAAAAAGGGTAATTGACAGCTGTAGTAACCTGCGGGCACTGGGCTCCGCCGCCCTGGAATTGGCCTACGTGGCCTGCGGCAGGCTTACAGGCTTTTGGGAGGTATCTCTCCGTCCCTGGGACGTGGCCGCCGGGATGGTGCTGGTGGAAGAAGCCGGGGGCCAAGTAAGTAACCTGGCCGGGCAGTCACTATACCTTGATGAGTATGTAGACATTGTGGCCTCCAATGGTTTGATACATCAAGAATTCTTGGACTGTTTGGCATGGAAGGATGAGGGTGATGAAGGATAA